The genome window TCGtcccgtcaccaccatcaactcTGCACCAAGCAGAGCAGACACACCTCCCCGTCTTGCTCCGTTCGCGACAATTACCAATTGCTGGGACGAcaacctttttctttttcgcgTCGCATCCATCGATGCATCTGTCGCCATCAATCATCCATCACGGGCTCAGCTTACCTCAACCAACTGCAAGTTCCAAGCGATTGCCCATTCACGACCACTTCTGCCTCATCCCATGTCCAAGAGCCGCAGTCGTGAATTCCCGACTTACACCGACTCTGTATACCACATTTGATCGCTCATGCCGCCTATGAATTGATGAGACCTGAGCGAACAACGTGAGTATCCCTCCCTTGCTACCATCGAAGTCATAGCTTCGTGCCGATTGCATCCTACATCAGCGCAtgttgcttgcttgcttgatGCTAACCGCACACCTTTCCAGTCTCGAGTCCTGATATCAACGACACACGTTACCCTTGTTGTACCATTGTACCATCAAACTTTGGCCTTTCGcgtcatcccatcccatcgaAAGAGGAACTGTCAAGATGCCCTCAAAGCGCAAACGCGATCCCCTTGACGGATTCGACCCTAACAAATCGGATTCGGAGGACGAGAACTTTGATCCAACAGAGGACGCACCAGCACCACGACGAAGCGCCAAGAAGTCGCGGTCGACGAGGACCAAGAAAACAGGAGGAGGCGCTCGCGGCAAGCGATCCAACAGGTACAGAGGGTCCGATATtgaagacgatgatgagcCTGAGGATAGCGACCTGGAAGATTCCTTCGCCGACGATGACCATGATGACCACGAAGACGAGTCCGACGAAGATTTGCCCACCAATGCCGCCGGTCGCCGCGCGAGGAAGGCTGCGGTGAAGCACCAATCCTACAGAGAAAGCAGcgctgaagaggaggaggagatcaaggaatCCGGTGACAGTGCCAGCGAGCTGGAGAAAACCCCAAAGAAATCGGCCAATAAGCCATCAAGAATTGTTGTGCTCAAGACAGCACAAGCACAACGATCATCCAAGCGTGGAAAGGAGGAGCCACCATCAAAGCCACCGCCGGCACCTGCTCATCCAACGCGCCGAACTCGCGCCCGTaccgaggaggtcgaggagccACTGTTTGAGCTGACCAACTCTGGGAAACACGCACAGCCAGCTCGGGGAGCCTCTAGGAGCAAGAGCCCAGAAGCATTGGCTCGTGCGACTCGCGGAAACCGCGGAGCTGGCAAAGGCCTCAAACAGCCACCCCAGCCCACCATCGAGGAAGCAACGCAAGAAAGCGAGTCCAAGGACGAGGAACCTGCCGCGGCTatggaaggagaggaggcagagTCCGTGACTAAGGGTCGGGGAGAGGAACCATCTCCAGTTCGTGGTGATGTCGAGCCAGAAGTCCCAGAAGCCCAGccagaagatgaagatgctCCGATGGAAGATCAACCTGCAGAGGCCGCCGAATCTGCCGCGCCATCCGCAGCagccgatgatgaagatgacgatgatgacgatgttcCAATCACCAGAAGGACACGGGGTGCGCGAGCAGCTGCGTCACAGCccgccgaggaggctgcGGAACCAGAACCGGAGACCGTCGGAGGGGGTCGCCGTCTTACACGAAAATCGCGCCTTCGTGGAAAGAAAAGTTTGCAAGAGCCTAGTAGCGACTTCGAACCTGGTGAAGAATCTGCCGATCACATGTCTGCGTCAGAGGCTCCTAATGAGGAGGCACCcaatgaggatgatgagtcCACTCCCACACCTCGTCGTGGTCGCGGCTCTAGAGCTGCGAGTCGACGGAGCCGTCGTAACCAGCGAGATTCCGGGGACGAAGAAATCGAACTCGACAAGGATGAGATGGCcgaagagctggaggagctgcgTGAAAGTAGTAGATCACGGCCCCGCCGAACTCGTCGCAGATCACCGTCCATCCAGTATGAGGAACGGGAAACCAAGAAGCGTCGCACAAAGCCGGTCAACTACAGCATACCTGCCATCGACCCTGCTGCTTtcgaggttgaggatgatgatgccgagCCAGCTGCCACGCCTGCCAGAAACCGCAGAGGTGGCAAGAGCGGCGGCACTCAAGCCTGGGAGCGTGCTCTCAACACTACGTTTGGTCCgttcggcggtggtggtggggctgGTTCCCTACTCAACGGACCATGGGGCACTGGAGCTACCGGTGGTGTAGACTCTGACAGTAGTGACGACGAGATGAACATGCGCTCTGGCGTTGGCGGTACCGTCGGCATGACGCCTACTTCTGCCGCGCCACCAGTCGGTCTCTTCAACCCTCTCGGTTCCCATAATGATGGGCCTGGAGGTATTGGGAGCGCGACTCCCCAAGTCGGCAAGGTCAAGAATCAAAAGGCGTTTGCTGACGCCGATCCTCTCGGTGTTGATATGAACGTCGACTTTAGCAAAGTTGGCGGTTTGCAGGGTCATATCGACcagctgaaggagatggTTACGCTTCCGCTGCTGTATCCTGAGCTCTTTACCAGGTTCCACGTCACGCCACCTAGAGGTGTGCTGTTTCATGGTCCACCTGGCACTGGTAAGACGCTCCTTGCCAGAGCGCTTGCCAACTCTGTTGGTCATGGAGGCCGCAAGATCAGTTTCTACATGCGAAAAGGTGCTGATGCCCTCAGCaagtgggtgggtgaggctGAGAAGCAACTTCGGTTGctgtttgaggaggcgaggaggacacAACCCAGCATCATCTTCTTTGATGAAATCGACGGTCTCGCGCCCGTGCGATCCAGCAAGCAGGAGCAGATCCATGCCAGTATCGTATCGACGTTGTTGGCGCTGATGGATGGTATGGATGGTCGTGGTCAGGTTATCGTTATTGGTGCGACCAATCGACCAGACAACATCGACCCTGCTCTTCGCCGACCGGGTCGCTTCGACAGAGAATTTTACTTTCCTCTGCCTGATTTGGAAGGCAGACTTTCCATCCTGGACATTCACACCAAGGACTGGGGTCTGTCTCCGCAGTTCATGAGGGCGTTGGCGGAAAACACCAAGGGTTACGGAGGTGCTGATCTGAGAGCGCTCTGCACCGAGGCTGCGCTGAATGCCATCCAGAGGACCTACCCGCAAATCTACTCGTCCAAGGAGAAGCTTGTTGTCGACCCTTCCAAGATTACGATTTCGGCGACGGACTTTATGATTTCGGTCAAGAAGATGATTCCCTCGTCTGAGAGGTCGacttcgtcgtcggcggtGCCGCTCCCGAGGACGATTGAGCCGCTGCTGAGGAACCAGCACAAGGCTTTGATTGGGGTGTTGGATAATATTCTGCcgcgggagaagaagatcaccgcgttggaggaggccatgTATGAGCCTTATGCCGATGCGGATACTGGTTTTGCGCGGGAGGCGGCGCATGCTGAGTTTGGAAGGTCGAGAGTTTTCAGACCGAGGTTGTTGATTTCAGGGCTGCCGGGGATGGGGCAGAATTATTTGGCGGCTGCCATGTTGCATCATTTGGAGGGGGTTCATGTTGAGAATATGGATGTGTCGAGCTTACTTGGGGATGGAagggtgagtttttttttgagTTTTTTTATCTTGTTGGGATGATGTGAAGGGATGATTGCTAACTGTTGGTAGCCTGTTGAGCAAGTGATTGCCAGCCGATTTGTCGAGGTCAAGAGGCACAAACCGGCGGTTATCTTCATTCCTAATGTTGATCTCTGGTTCCGCAGCATACCGGAGGTGGCTGTTGAGATGTTCAAGACTCTTATCATGCGCATCCCGCCGTCGGACCCGGTTCTGTTGTTGGGCACTGCCGAGTGCACTCCTGAGTTACTTGATCCAGAGCTTTTGGTCAAGCTGTTTGGGTTCTCCAAGAAGAATCGGGCCGTGATTGAGCCTCCTGAGAGATCATACCGCCTCGAGTTCTTTGAGAACTTGCTTGTTCACCTGAGGAAGTCGCCGCACGAATTCCCCGACCCTGCCAACCGCAAGAAGCGGGTTATTGAAGAGCTCCCTGttgccccccctccaccaccgaggACCCTCACCAAGGAAGAGATCAAGGCTCAGCGCAAGGCTGACTTGCACCACCTCAATCTTTTGAAAATGCGGTTGCAACCGATTATGGATCAGATTCACCGCAAGTATCGGAAGTTTAGGCAGCCGGTCATTCCCCTTCAACAGATTGCGTATCTGTTTGATGAGCAGGATCCCAACTTTGTCCGGCCTGATCTTGCCGAGGGCGAGCACAGGCCGTATGAGATTGCACGGGACAAGGAGGGCACTGAGGGCATCAGGGACACGGCCACGGGCaagtttttttataatttggagaccaccaccatcgaggAGAGGCTTGCCAATGGGTATTATGCCCGGCCGCATGATTTCTACAAGGACATCAACAGGCTTTACCTGGATGCGAAGAATATTGGTGACAAGGACAGGACACTCAAGGCCAATGAGCTGAGGACTAACGTCGAGGTGGATGTGCATGATATCAGCACCTCGCTGGCGAATCAGGGGATCAGGTTTGACGAGATTTACGAGAGGCAGCTGCAGAGGGTcagggaggcggaggagaaggctaggaagaggaaggttgTTCACTCGGTTATTGATCTGATCCAGTCGGATATTCCGGGTGATGGGGATAGTGACTCTCAGGGGCCCGTGGGCATTGGTTTGCCGCTTT of Podospora pseudopauciseta strain CBS 411.78 chromosome 7 map unlocalized CBS411.78m_7, whole genome shotgun sequence contains these proteins:
- the YTA7 gene encoding TAT-binding protein-like protein 7, AAA ATPase (EggNog:ENOG503NX6I; COG:O; BUSCO:EOG092606O3); the encoded protein is MPSKRKRDPLDGFDPNKSDSEDENFDPTEDAPAPRRSAKKSRSTRTKKTGGGARGKRSNRYRGSDIEDDDEPEDSDLEDSFADDDHDDHEDESDEDLPTNAAGRRARKAAVKHQSYRESSAEEEEEIKESGDSASELEKTPKKSANKPSRIVVLKTAQAQRSSKRGKEEPPSKPPPAPAHPTRRTRARTEEVEEPLFELTNSGKHAQPARGASRSKSPEALARATRGNRGAGKGLKQPPQPTIEEATQESESKDEEPAAAMEGEEAESVTKGRGEEPSPVRGDVEPEVPEAQPEDEDAPMEDQPAEAAESAAPSAAADDEDDDDDDVPITRRTRGARAAASQPAEEAAEPEPETVGGGRRLTRKSRLRGKKSLQEPSSDFEPGEESADHMSASEAPNEEAPNEDDESTPTPRRGRGSRAASRRSRRNQRDSGDEEIELDKDEMAEELEELRESSRSRPRRTRRRSPSIQYEERETKKRRTKPVNYSIPAIDPAAFEVEDDDAEPAATPARNRRGGKSGGTQAWERALNTTFGPFGGGGGAGSLLNGPWGTGATGGVDSDSSDDEMNMRSGVGGTVGMTPTSAAPPVGLFNPLGSHNDGPGGIGSATPQVGKVKNQKAFADADPLGVDMNVDFSKVGGLQGHIDQLKEMVTLPLLYPELFTRFHVTPPRGVLFHGPPGTGKTLLARALANSVGHGGRKISFYMRKGADALSKWVGEAEKQLRLLFEEARRTQPSIIFFDEIDGLAPVRSSKQEQIHASIVSTLLALMDGMDGRGQVIVIGATNRPDNIDPALRRPGRFDREFYFPLPDLEGRLSILDIHTKDWGLSPQFMRALAENTKGYGGADLRALCTEAALNAIQRTYPQIYSSKEKLVVDPSKITISATDFMISVKKMIPSSERSTSSSAVPLPRTIEPLLRNQHKALIGVLDNILPREKKITALEEAMYEPYADADTGFAREAAHAEFGRSRVFRPRLLISGLPGMGQNYLAAAMLHHLEGVHVENMDVSSLLGDGRPVEQVIASRFVEVKRHKPAVIFIPNVDLWFRSIPEVAVEMFKTLIMRIPPSDPVLLLGTAECTPELLDPELLVKLFGFSKKNRAVIEPPERSYRLEFFENLLVHLRKSPHEFPDPANRKKRVIEELPVAPPPPPRTLTKEEIKAQRKADLHHLNLLKMRLQPIMDQIHRKYRKFRQPVIPLQQIAYLFDEQDPNFVRPDLAEGEHRPYEIARDKEGTEGIRDTATGKFFYNLETTTIEERLANGYYARPHDFYKDINRLYLDAKNIGDKDRTLKANELRTNVEVDVHDISTSLANQGIRFDEIYERQLQRVREAEEKARKRKVVHSVIDLIQSDIPGDGDSDSQGPVGIGLPLSRNAGTTAARFQPILSPPSRGHGDSTQSRPLTNGTPASKVGDGDVQMGGMDEDTQPLTGRDLISPLQWPMPRNVGGPLGDSARATAGNMSQRSAITSVPPGMSPSALLNDASTTKTSDPSTNHSNNWSTQQTNGTTGQNNPDETSQLEDTQSQSIHPSGFLAGQSHSQGSSSSSQAWAHSQAAGIAQGILQPRGGVPQVTAQRTSSHPLSNVNRVTISEQGSPTSSQKPAPKAAAAPLANILNDENASSSGGKPSQNTPSTTTTTTTTTTTSGPLTVVSGVPTPGPKGSHHSSQQPVLHEGRLSEFLDILADRTAGCSIEQLEQIYRELMDEIWQSRHDWNRMAVLSRVAGVFNDAIGDIEFVQGVLVEEERDEEEEEEKRKGKEKVLESVEGGGRPSQGSSQGRGGDGFWAGLGLVGNTRGEKEQEGWFYLR